One genomic segment of Terriglobales bacterium includes these proteins:
- a CDS encoding carboxypeptidase-like regulatory domain-containing protein has translation MKKAAFVLICLLLAAIMAAAQSFRGDINGVVTDSTGASVSGAEVTATQEGTGLERKVQTDDDGNYTLPELPLGDYTVTITKQGFKTQTTKGVKVAVGLAPRVNAQLSPGEVKEAIEVTAEAPLVETTSNVMGGTISEQQMKELPINGRDYIKTLYMVSGSTGDPSGVTDSPGSFGLFSINGNRGRSNNYLLDGTDMN, from the coding sequence ATGAAAAAGGCGGCGTTCGTACTCATCTGTTTATTGCTGGCAGCGATCATGGCGGCGGCGCAGAGCTTCCGCGGCGACATCAACGGGGTGGTGACGGATTCGACCGGCGCATCGGTCTCGGGCGCCGAGGTCACGGCGACGCAGGAAGGCACCGGCCTGGAGCGCAAGGTCCAGACCGACGACGACGGCAACTACACCTTGCCGGAGCTGCCGCTGGGCGATTACACGGTCACCATCACCAAGCAGGGGTTCAAGACGCAGACCACCAAGGGTGTGAAGGTGGCGGTAGGACTGGCGCCGCGCGTGAACGCGCAGCTGTCGCCCGGCGAAGTGAAGGAGGCGATCGAGGTCACAGCGGAAGCGCCGCTGGTCGAGACCACCTCCAACGTGATGGGCGGAACGATCAGCGAGCAGCAGATGAAAGAGCTGCCCATCAACGGGCGCGACTACATCAAGACGCTCTACATGGTGAGCGGCTCGACCGGCGACCCCAGCGGCGTCACCGACTCTCCCGGCTCCTTCGGGCTGTTCTCCATCAACGGCAACCGCGGCCGCTCGAACAACTACCTGCTCGACGGCACCGACATGAACG